A window of the Enterobacteriaceae bacterium 4M9 genome harbors these coding sequences:
- the purL gene encoding phosphoribosylformylglycinamidine synthase translates to MMEILRGSPALSTFRINKLLDSFKAAQLPVKGIYAEYMHFAELTAPLDDEARTRLTRLLKYGPTIEENAPEGTLILVTPRPGTLSPWSSKATDIARNCALTQVKRLERGVAYYIHGDVLSEAQLKAVGALLHDRMMETVFSTFEQAQALFAYHEPMPVQSVDLLGQGREALVEANIRLGLALAEDEIDYLQAAFTRLGRNPNDIELYMFAQANSEHCRHKIFNADWVIDGESQSKSLFKMIKNTFEQTPDFVLSAYKDNAAVMEGSEVGRFFADADGDRYAWHQEPAHILMKVETHNHPTAISPWPGAATGSGGEIRDEGATGRGAKPKAGLVGFSVSNLRIPGFEQPWEQDFGRPERIVSALDIMTEGPLGGAAFNNEFGRPALNGYFRTYEEQVDSHNGCELRGYHKPIMLAGGIGNIRADHVQKGEIPPGAKLIVLGGPAMNIGLGGGAASSMASGQSDADLDFASVQRDNPEMERRCQEVIDRCWQLGDDNPILFIHDVGAGGLSNAMPELVSDGGRGGRFELRDILSDEPGMSPLEVWCNESQERYVLAVAPEQLALFDALCQRERAPYAVIGEATQEQHLTLNDSHFDNQPIDMPLDVLLGKTPKMTRDVATRKASGKALNLAGVELRDAVKRVLHLPAVAEKTFLITIGDRSVTGMVARDQMVGPWQVPVANCAVTTASLDSYYGEAMAIGERAPVALLDFAASARLAVGEALTNIASTRIGDLKRVKLSANWMAAAGHPGEDAGLYEAVKAVGEELCPALGLTIPVGKDSMSMKTRWQEGSEQREMTSPLSLVISAFGRVEDVRQTVTPQLHTDDNALLLIDLGKGHNALGATALAQVYRQLGDKPADVRDVQQLKGFFDAIQALLAQGKLLAYHDRGDGGLLVTLAEMAFAGHCGLEADIATPGNDHLAALFNEELGAVIQVAAAERDYVENVLRDYGLADCVHYLGKAVQGDRFLLKAGEQTVFTESRTQLRMWWAETTWQMQRLRDNPVCADSEHDAKRNDADPGLNVKLSFDMNEDVAAPYIATGARPKVAVLREQGVNSHVEMAAAFDRAGFEAVDVHMSDLLAGRRNLESFHTLVACGGFSYGDVLGAGEGWAKSILFNAQVRDEFERFFHRPQTLALGVCNGCQMMSNLRELIPGSDLWPRFVRNQSERFEARFSLVEVSASSSLLLDGMVGSRLPIAVSHGEGQVEFRDAAQLAQLESKGLVAMRYVDNFGKVTQAYPANPNGSVNGITAVASESGRVTIMMPHPERVFRSVANSWHPQDWNEDGPWMRLFRNAHKQLG, encoded by the coding sequence ATGATGGAAATTCTGCGTGGTTCGCCCGCCCTGTCGACCTTCCGTATTAACAAACTTCTGGATAGTTTTAAGGCGGCCCAACTGCCGGTGAAGGGAATATACGCAGAGTATATGCATTTTGCTGAACTCACCGCCCCCCTCGACGATGAAGCACGCACCCGCCTGACGCGGCTGCTGAAATACGGCCCAACCATTGAAGAAAATGCTCCTGAGGGTACGCTGATTCTGGTAACGCCGCGTCCTGGCACGTTGTCGCCGTGGTCATCTAAAGCCACCGACATCGCCCGCAACTGCGCCCTGACGCAAGTTAAACGACTTGAGCGCGGTGTGGCGTATTACATTCATGGCGATGTGCTGAGTGAGGCACAGCTGAAGGCCGTTGGCGCGCTGCTGCATGACCGCATGATGGAAACGGTATTCAGCACGTTTGAACAGGCGCAGGCGCTGTTTGCTTACCATGAACCAATGCCGGTACAAAGTGTTGACCTGCTGGGACAGGGGCGTGAAGCACTGGTTGAGGCCAATATTCGCCTCGGGCTGGCGCTGGCGGAAGACGAAATTGATTATCTGCAGGCGGCGTTTACCCGACTGGGCCGCAACCCGAACGATATCGAACTGTATATGTTTGCCCAGGCGAACTCTGAGCATTGCCGCCATAAAATCTTTAACGCCGACTGGGTTATCGACGGCGAGTCTCAGTCCAAATCGCTGTTCAAAATGATTAAAAATACCTTCGAACAGACGCCGGACTTTGTGTTGTCAGCCTATAAAGACAACGCTGCGGTGATGGAAGGCTCTGAGGTTGGCCGCTTCTTTGCCGATGCCGATGGTGACCGCTATGCCTGGCACCAGGAGCCCGCACATATCCTGATGAAAGTGGAAACCCACAACCACCCGACCGCCATTTCACCGTGGCCTGGCGCGGCAACCGGTTCCGGCGGGGAAATTCGTGATGAAGGCGCAACCGGGCGCGGCGCTAAACCTAAAGCCGGGCTGGTGGGCTTCTCGGTCTCTAACCTGCGTATTCCGGGCTTCGAGCAGCCGTGGGAGCAGGACTTTGGTCGCCCTGAACGTATTGTCTCCGCGCTGGATATCATGACCGAAGGCCCGCTTGGCGGCGCTGCGTTTAATAACGAATTTGGTCGTCCGGCGCTGAATGGCTATTTCCGTACCTATGAAGAACAGGTGGACAGCCACAATGGCTGCGAGCTGCGCGGCTATCACAAACCCATCATGCTGGCAGGCGGTATTGGTAACATCCGCGCTGACCACGTGCAGAAAGGCGAAATCCCACCCGGCGCGAAGCTGATTGTACTGGGCGGCCCGGCGATGAACATTGGCCTGGGCGGCGGTGCGGCATCGTCAATGGCATCCGGTCAGTCTGATGCCGACCTGGATTTTGCGTCCGTACAGCGTGATAACCCGGAAATGGAGCGCCGCTGTCAGGAAGTGATTGACCGCTGCTGGCAGCTTGGCGATGACAACCCGATTCTGTTTATTCATGACGTGGGCGCGGGCGGCCTGTCTAACGCCATGCCGGAGCTGGTAAGCGACGGCGGGCGCGGCGGTCGCTTTGAATTGCGTGATATTCTCAGCGACGAGCCAGGTATGAGCCCGCTGGAAGTGTGGTGCAACGAATCTCAGGAGCGCTACGTGCTGGCGGTGGCACCGGAGCAGTTGGCACTGTTTGATGCGCTGTGCCAGCGCGAGCGCGCACCGTACGCGGTGATTGGCGAAGCGACGCAGGAGCAGCATCTGACCCTCAATGACAGCCACTTCGACAACCAGCCTATCGATATGCCGCTGGACGTGCTGTTAGGCAAAACGCCGAAAATGACCCGCGACGTTGCTACCCGCAAGGCCAGTGGCAAAGCACTGAACCTGGCGGGCGTTGAACTGCGTGATGCCGTTAAGCGCGTGCTGCATCTGCCGGCCGTTGCGGAAAAAACCTTCCTTATTACCATCGGCGATCGCTCAGTAACCGGCATGGTCGCACGCGACCAGATGGTAGGGCCGTGGCAGGTGCCAGTGGCAAACTGTGCAGTGACCACGGCAAGCCTCGACAGCTACTACGGCGAGGCGATGGCAATCGGCGAGCGCGCTCCGGTGGCGCTGCTCGACTTTGCGGCTTCTGCACGTCTGGCCGTCGGTGAGGCGCTGACCAATATTGCCAGTACCCGCATTGGCGACCTCAAGCGCGTGAAGCTTTCTGCTAACTGGATGGCGGCAGCCGGGCACCCTGGCGAAGATGCCGGATTGTACGAGGCGGTCAAAGCGGTGGGCGAGGAGTTGTGTCCGGCGCTGGGGCTGACTATTCCGGTGGGCAAAGACTCCATGTCGATGAAAACCCGCTGGCAGGAAGGCAGCGAGCAGCGCGAAATGACCTCGCCGCTCTCACTGGTGATTTCTGCCTTTGGCCGCGTGGAGGACGTACGCCAGACTGTCACACCGCAGCTTCATACTGATGACAACGCACTGCTGCTTATCGACCTGGGCAAAGGCCACAATGCGCTGGGTGCGACGGCACTGGCGCAGGTCTATCGTCAGTTGGGCGACAAACCTGCGGATGTGCGTGACGTGCAGCAGCTGAAAGGCTTTTTCGATGCCATTCAGGCGCTGTTGGCACAGGGTAAACTGCTGGCCTATCACGACCGTGGCGACGGTGGCCTGCTGGTGACGCTCGCAGAAATGGCCTTTGCAGGCCACTGTGGCCTGGAGGCAGATATTGCCACACCTGGCAACGACCACCTGGCTGCGCTGTTTAACGAGGAGCTGGGGGCGGTGATTCAGGTCGCCGCCGCAGAGCGTGACTATGTTGAAAACGTGCTGCGTGACTATGGTCTGGCAGACTGCGTGCATTATCTCGGTAAGGCCGTGCAGGGCGACCGTTTTCTACTGAAGGCGGGCGAACAAACCGTGTTCACTGAAAGCCGCACTCAGCTGCGCATGTGGTGGGCTGAAACCACCTGGCAGATGCAGCGCCTGCGCGACAACCCAGTCTGTGCCGACAGCGAGCACGACGCCAAACGCAACGACGCCGATCCGGGTCTGAACGTGAAGCTGTCGTTTGATATGAATGAGGACGTAGCGGCACCGTATATCGCGACCGGCGCGCGACCAAAAGTCGCTGTGCTGCGTGAGCAGGGCGTCAACTCGCATGTGGAAATGGCGGCAGCGTTCGACAGAGCGGGTTTTGAGGCTGTGGATGTGCACATGAGCGACCTGCTTGCCGGGCGTCGCAATCTGGAGTCTTTCCATACGCTGGTGGCGTGCGGTGGCTTCTCCTACGGCGATGTTCTTGGCGCAGGCGAGGGCTGGGCAAAATCCATTCTGTTTAATGCCCAGGTGCGCGACGAGTTTGAACGCTTCTTCCATCGCCCGCAGACGCTGGCACTAGGCGTATGTAACGGCTGCCAGATGATGTCTAACCTGCGTGAGCTGATTCCCGGCAGCGACCTGTGGCCGCGTTTTGTGCGCAACCAGTCAGAACGTTTTGAAGCACGCTTCAGCCTGGTGGAGGTGAGCGCCAGTTCATCGCTGTTGCTCGATGGCATGGTGGGTTCTCGCCTGCCTATTGCCGTTTCTCACGGCGAAGGGCAGGTGGAGTTCCGTGATGCGGCGCAGCTGGCACAGCTGGAAAGCAAAGGGCTGGTGGCAATGCGCTACGTGGATAACTTTGGCAAGGTCACCCAGGCTTATCCGGCTAACCCGAACGGTTCAGTGAATGGGATCACTGCGGTTGCCAGCGAAAGTGGCCGTGTGACGATTATGATGCCGCACCCGGAACGCGTGTTCCGCAGCGTTGCTAACTCCTGGCATCCGCAGGACTGGAATGAAGATGGTCCGTGGATGCGCTTGTTCCGTAATGCGCACAAACAGTTAGGTTAA
- a CDS encoding HAMP domain-containing histidine kinase: MKHWLTFPRSLRQLVMMAFLLVLLPLLVLAWQAWQSLNALSAQAASTNRTTLTDARRSEAMTNAALEMERSYRQYCVLDNPTLERVYQSQRQRYSEMLDAHAGVLPDKAVWKALREDLNRLAVLKCQNSGPEPLASGYLETFARANAEMVQATRAVVFSRGQQLQQEIAERGQFFGWQALGLFLVSLALVMLFTGMIIGPVKRLERMINRLGEGKRLSDVQLFRGPRELRSVGQRIIWLSERLTWLESQRHQFLRHISHELKTPLASMREGTALLADKVVGPLTAEQEEVVAILDDSSRNLQTLIEQLLDYNRRLADTSAHSELVALAPLFERVIAAHSLPARAKKMKTQLALVQPECMAEPGLLFSALDNLYSNAVHYGTESGTIYLRSRLEQERLVIEVANTGQPIVHSESAMIFEPFFQGSQQRKGAVKGSGLGLSIARDCVQQMQGALSLVDDAQADVCFRIELPAWNTSRNK; encoded by the coding sequence TTGAAACACTGGCTTACCTTTCCCCGTTCACTGCGCCAACTGGTGATGATGGCCTTTCTGCTGGTGCTGTTACCGTTGCTGGTACTGGCGTGGCAGGCATGGCAAAGCCTGAATGCGCTCAGCGCTCAGGCGGCCTCAACCAACCGCACCACGCTCACTGATGCCCGTCGCAGTGAGGCGATGACCAACGCTGCGCTGGAAATGGAGCGCAGCTATCGCCAGTACTGCGTGCTGGATAACCCAACGCTTGAGCGGGTGTATCAAAGCCAGCGCCAGCGTTATAGCGAAATGCTGGATGCCCATGCGGGCGTGCTGCCTGACAAGGCGGTCTGGAAAGCGTTGCGTGAAGACCTCAACCGGCTTGCCGTGCTTAAGTGCCAGAACAGCGGACCTGAGCCTCTTGCGTCCGGCTACCTTGAGACTTTTGCTCGCGCTAATGCAGAAATGGTGCAGGCCACGCGTGCGGTGGTGTTCTCGCGCGGTCAGCAGCTACAGCAGGAGATTGCCGAACGCGGTCAGTTCTTCGGCTGGCAGGCGCTGGGACTCTTTCTGGTCAGCCTTGCGCTGGTGATGTTGTTCACCGGCATGATAATCGGCCCGGTCAAAAGGCTGGAGCGCATGATCAATCGCCTGGGAGAAGGAAAACGTCTGAGCGACGTACAGCTTTTTCGCGGACCGCGCGAACTGCGTTCGGTCGGCCAACGCATTATCTGGCTCAGTGAACGTCTGACATGGCTTGAGTCACAGCGCCATCAGTTTCTGCGCCATATTTCACATGAGCTGAAAACCCCGCTTGCCAGCATGCGCGAAGGAACGGCACTGTTGGCCGATAAAGTGGTTGGTCCACTAACGGCGGAGCAGGAAGAGGTAGTCGCAATTCTTGATGACAGCAGCCGTAATCTGCAAACGCTAATAGAACAGCTCCTCGACTATAATCGCAGGCTGGCTGATACCAGCGCCCACAGCGAGCTGGTGGCGCTTGCACCATTATTTGAGCGCGTGATTGCCGCGCATTCGCTCCCTGCACGGGCTAAAAAAATGAAAACGCAGCTTGCGCTGGTGCAGCCTGAATGTATGGCAGAGCCCGGCCTGCTGTTTAGCGCGCTGGATAATCTCTACTCCAATGCGGTGCACTATGGCACTGAATCCGGTACCATTTATCTGCGCAGTCGGCTGGAGCAGGAGCGCCTGGTAATTGAGGTTGCCAATACCGGGCAGCCTATCGTGCACAGTGAAAGCGCTATGATTTTTGAGCCGTTTTTCCAGGGGAGTCAGCAACGTAAAGGTGCGGTTAAGGGAAGCGGACTGGGGTTGAGCATTGCCAGGGACTGCGTACAACAAATGCAGGGCGCTTTGAGCCTGGTGGATGATGCCCAGGCCGACGTCTGTTTTCGTATTGAGCTGCCAGCCTGGAACACAAGCAGGAACAAATGA
- the qseG gene encoding two-component system QseEF-associated lipoprotein QseG, which translates to MKKTMTRAAWCAVIKSARRFLLPSALLLAGCVKSEHVNVPQVKPEVVAPEQQLADYRNVDCDALWQMKGQATEENPLYWLRGMDCAQRLAPADARMLAHHWNEETWQAAFRQSIVLAKARITPQERRLYVMRLDNVSYAIPDSLRPLYQLWRESQVNELELVRARGRYSTLQENTDQELDGLRQQEKHLRAQLEQTTRQLQNLTDIERQLSSRKSSGSYLPTEKNGPADENDELASPGDKKAQDAEQPPEGTKP; encoded by the coding sequence ATGAAAAAAACGATGACTAGGGCAGCATGGTGCGCGGTAATAAAAAGCGCGCGACGTTTTCTTTTGCCGTCGGCGTTGCTGCTGGCGGGGTGTGTGAAAAGTGAGCATGTGAACGTTCCACAGGTCAAGCCAGAGGTGGTAGCGCCCGAACAGCAGCTTGCCGACTATCGAAATGTGGACTGTGATGCGCTGTGGCAAATGAAGGGTCAGGCCACGGAAGAGAATCCACTTTACTGGCTGCGCGGTATGGACTGCGCCCAAAGGCTGGCGCCTGCGGATGCCCGAATGCTGGCTCACCACTGGAATGAAGAGACCTGGCAGGCGGCGTTTCGCCAGAGCATTGTGCTGGCGAAAGCCCGCATCACGCCGCAGGAACGACGTCTGTATGTGATGAGACTCGATAACGTCAGTTACGCGATACCGGATTCGCTGCGCCCGCTGTATCAGCTCTGGCGTGAGAGTCAGGTGAACGAGCTTGAACTGGTCCGTGCACGCGGGCGCTACAGCACGTTACAGGAAAATACCGATCAGGAACTGGATGGCCTGCGTCAGCAGGAAAAACACCTGCGTGCGCAGCTTGAGCAAACCACGCGTCAGTTGCAAAATCTGACCGATATTGAGCGCCAGCTTTCCAGCCGTAAATCTTCCGGTAGTTACCTTCCGACAGAAAAAAATGGCCCGGCAGACGAGAACGATGAGCTGGCGTCGCCCGGTGACAAGAAAGCGCAGGACGCTGAACAACCGCCAGAAGGGACAAAACCATGA
- the glrR gene encoding two-component system response regulator GlrR, with protein MTQRKTARLLLVDDDPGLLKLLGMRLTSEGYTVLTAQSGPEGLKMLMREKIDLVISDLRMDEMDGMQLFSEIQKAHPGLPVIILTAHGSIPDAVAATQQGVFSFLTKPVDRDALYKAIDDALVHTVASGDEQWRENIVTRSPLMLRLLEQARMVAQSDVSVLINGQSGTGKEMLAQAIHNASPRAANAFIAINCGALPEQLLESELFGHARGAFTGAVSNREGLFLAAQGGTLFLDEIGDMPVPLQVKLLRVLQERKVRPLGSNRDIDIDVRILSATHRDLPKAMQRGEFREDLFYRLNVVSLKIPTLQERAEDIPLLAAHLLRQAADRHKPFVRSFSTDAMKRLIAASWPGNVRQLVNVIEQCVALSSAPVIGEALVEQALEGENTVLPTFAEARNQFELNYLRKLLQITKGNVTQAARLAGRNRTEFYKLLGRHELEANDFKE; from the coding sequence ATGACGCAAAGAAAGACCGCGCGCCTGCTGTTGGTGGATGACGATCCAGGATTGCTAAAGCTTCTTGGCATGCGTCTTACCAGCGAAGGCTACACCGTGCTGACTGCGCAAAGCGGCCCTGAAGGTCTGAAAATGCTGATGCGCGAGAAGATAGATCTCGTTATCAGTGATTTACGCATGGATGAAATGGACGGGATGCAGCTGTTTAGTGAAATCCAGAAGGCGCATCCGGGCCTGCCGGTTATTATCCTCACAGCGCACGGCTCTATCCCCGATGCGGTCGCGGCGACTCAGCAGGGCGTGTTCAGCTTCCTGACCAAACCTGTTGACCGGGATGCGCTCTACAAAGCGATTGACGATGCACTGGTGCACACGGTGGCAAGCGGTGATGAACAGTGGCGTGAAAATATTGTCACCCGTAGCCCGTTGATGTTGCGCCTGCTGGAGCAGGCGCGCATGGTCGCCCAGTCGGATGTCAGCGTATTGATTAATGGCCAGAGCGGGACCGGCAAAGAGATGCTGGCGCAGGCTATCCACAACGCCAGCCCGCGGGCAGCAAACGCGTTTATTGCCATTAACTGCGGTGCGTTGCCTGAGCAGTTGCTGGAGTCTGAACTGTTCGGCCACGCGCGCGGTGCTTTTACCGGGGCTGTGAGCAACCGCGAAGGGTTATTCCTGGCCGCCCAGGGCGGCACGCTGTTTCTGGATGAAATTGGTGACATGCCGGTGCCGCTGCAGGTGAAGCTGCTGCGCGTGTTGCAGGAGCGCAAAGTTCGCCCGCTTGGCAGTAACCGTGATATCGACATTGATGTGCGCATCCTCTCCGCGACCCACCGCGATTTACCCAAAGCTATGCAGCGCGGTGAATTTCGTGAAGATCTGTTCTATCGTCTTAATGTTGTCAGCCTTAAAATCCCGACGTTGCAGGAGCGCGCTGAAGACATCCCGCTGCTGGCGGCGCACCTGCTGCGCCAGGCAGCAGACAGGCACAAGCCGTTCGTGCGCAGTTTTTCCACCGATGCAATGAAGCGCCTGATTGCGGCAAGCTGGCCTGGCAACGTGCGCCAGCTGGTCAACGTGATTGAGCAATGCGTAGCACTGAGTTCGGCACCGGTTATTGGAGAGGCATTGGTTGAGCAGGCGCTGGAAGGGGAAAACACGGTGCTGCCGACGTTTGCTGAAGCGCGCAACCAGTTTGAACTGAACTATCTGCGTAAGCTGCTGCAAATCACCAAAGGTAACGTCACCCAGGCGGCAAGGCTTGCCGGGCGTAACCGCACTGAGTTTTATAAACTACTGGGGCGCCACGAGCTGGAAGCCAACGATTTTAAAGAATAA